The Oreochromis niloticus isolate F11D_XX linkage group LG13, O_niloticus_UMD_NMBU, whole genome shotgun sequence genome has a window encoding:
- the LOC102081707 gene encoding uncharacterized protein LOC102081707, translating into MSYIEQLGSGILTNPITVRLQHERYFLEVMMWIHVCVCLPLTVLIIYYVCCVMQRSQVPVIYYTNLLLSNLIQMCIVTVWIIRVESTMGVIIHHLCVMAGLYFKVCIALERCFFITLPLLDCLRETRSSVLLCVLVWAFCIVSLPLALVLHQFIHLIIYAGLPGALFIFCLARTFRALHAATSVPTQEKRRSLGILILLFFKYCVLIIPVIIFPHEHIRFYINWILFLLCPFVDLVLCLFMRQGRIDRLLACLCSADAAADHRCD; encoded by the exons A TGTCTTACATCGAACAACTTGGATCAGGCATACTAACAAATCCGATCACAGTACGTCTTCAACATGAGCGGTATTTCCTTGAAGTGATGATGTGGATTCACGTGTGTGTCTGCCTTCCTTTGACCGTATTGATCATCTACTATGTGTGTTGTGTG aTGCAAAGGAGTCAGGTCCCCGTCATCTATTACACAAACCTCCTCCTCTCCAATCTAATCCAGATGTGCATAGTGACCGTTTGGATCATAAGAGTGGAAAGCACCATGGGTGTTATTATTCACCACTTGTGTGTGATGGCCGGTCTTTACTTCAAGGTGTGCATTGCTCTGGAAAG GTGTTTTTTCATCACACTCCCACTGTTGGACTGCCTCAGAGAAACGAGGAGTTCTGTGCTGCTCTGTGTCCTGGTCTGGGCTTTTTGTATTGTCAGTCTCCCTCTTGCCTTAGTCTTACATCAGTTcatacatttaattatttatgctGGCCTCCCTGGCGCCCTGTTCATCTTCTGCTTAGCTCGGACCTTCAGAGCCCTGCATGCTGCCACCTCAGTGCCCACTCAGGAGAAACGTCGAAGTCTAGGAATTTTGATTCTGTTGTTCTTTAAGTACTGTGTACTAATCATTCCCGTAATCATCTTTCCGCATGAACATATTCGCTTTTATATCAATTGGATCTTGTTTTTGCTCTGTCCTTTTGTGGACTTAGTTTTGTGTCTTTTCATGCGGCAGGGGCGCATTGACAGGCTGCTGGCATGTCTGTGCTCAGCTGATGCAGCAGCAGATCATCGGTGTGACTGA
- the pdxkb gene encoding pyridoxal (pyridoxine, vitamin B6) kinase b — MECRVLSIQSHVVRGYVGNKSASFPLQLLGFEVDSINSVQFSNHTGYSHWKGQVLTADELHVLYEGIKLNNVHHYDYVLTGYTRDTSFLEMVVDIVQELKRANPNLVYVCDPVLGDHGSMYVPQNLYPVYKNKVVPVADIITPNQFEAELLTGKNISTEKDAVEVMDLLHAMGPDTVVITSSDLPSRLGDRFLVSLGSQRHVRPDGSRTTQRVRLEVPKVDAVFVGTGDLFAAMLLAWTHHYPTDLKTACEKTFSVMHHVIQRTISYAHELAGPGRRPSPPQLELRMVQSKADIEDPAIVTEATVIS, encoded by the exons ATGGAATGCCGCGTCCTGTCCATACAGAGCCATGTAGTCCGGGGATATGTGGGCAACAAGAGCGCCTCTTTCCCGTTACAG CTTTTAGGGTTTGAGGTGGACTCAATCAACTCCGTCCAGTTCTCCAACCATACAG GATATTCTCACTGGAAAGGTCAGGTCTTGACAGCAGATGAGCTCCACGTTCTTTATGAGGGGATCAAACTGAACAACGTACATCACTATGACTATGTTTTAACAG GGTATACCAGAGACACGTCCTTCTTGGAGATGGTGGTGGACATCGTTCAGGAGCTAAAGAGAGCCAACCCCAACCTGGTGTACG TGTGTGACCCTGTCCTTGGAGATCATGGATCTATG TATGTTCCTCAGAATCTTTATCCCGTCTATAAGAACAAGGTGGTTCCTGTTGCTGACATCATCACTCCTAACCAGTTTGAGGCTGA ATTATTGACGGGGAAAAACATCAGCACAGAGAAAGACGCTGTAGAG GTAATGGACCTCCTCCATGCGATGGGCCCAGACACAGTTGTTATTACATCCTCTGATCTTCCCTCGAGACTGGGAGACCGCTTCCTGGTGTCATTGGGCAGCCAGCGTCATG TTCGTCCAGATGGCAGCAGGACAACACAGAGAGTGCGATTAGAAGTTCCCAAAGTGGATGCTGTCTTTGTAGGAACTGGAGACTTGTTTGCTGCTATGTTGCTAGCGTGGACACATCACTACCCCACTGACCTAAAG aCGGCCTGTGAGAAAACGTTTTCAGTGATGCATCACGTTATCCAGAGGACCATATCCTACGCTCACG AGTTAGCAGGTCCTGGTCGGAGGCCCAGTCCGCCCCAGCTGGAGCTGCGGATGGTCCAAAGTAAAGCTGACATAGAAGATCCTGCTATAGTTACGGAGGCCACAGTCATATCCTAA